One window of the Candidatus Eisenbacteria bacterium genome contains the following:
- a CDS encoding winged helix-turn-helix transcriptional regulator, with protein sequence MATGITPPLMPAIEVWPWRDKEVIVVEVFPSSTPPHHVNVEGVERGTYVRVGASNRLADEALREELKRTARDESYDELPLPTLSSEAIDFRAASELFAPVRKLRREDLESLRLLTRHQRRLVPTNGGILLFGVQRAVAFPDAWVQVGRFSGTTRTHILDTDDIHDYPAAAISKTVEFVQKHALRSFRVEGIRREEHWSIPLPAVREAVINAITHSDYSQRGAPIRIAVFDDRVEVESPGLLPFGLTVDDIQAGVSRLRNRVIGRVFKELGLIEQWGSGIGRMIDACRTHGLPRPEFLEVGTHFRVIFRLLGQSPPPVDPVETRILQAIEDGGGLSTRQVAELVGLSPRSARTRLRSLVDRGSVVEIGSSPTDPKRLYYRRSGDHR encoded by the coding sequence GTGGCCACGGGCATCACCCCGCCGCTCATGCCCGCCATCGAGGTCTGGCCGTGGCGCGACAAGGAGGTCATCGTCGTCGAAGTGTTCCCGAGCTCCACCCCGCCACACCACGTCAACGTGGAGGGGGTAGAGCGCGGAACGTACGTCCGCGTGGGCGCTTCCAACCGCCTGGCCGACGAGGCCTTGCGCGAGGAACTGAAGCGAACGGCCCGTGACGAATCCTATGACGAGCTCCCGCTACCGACCCTGAGCTCTGAAGCCATCGACTTCAGAGCAGCTTCAGAGCTCTTCGCCCCGGTGCGGAAGCTGAGACGGGAGGATCTGGAGTCGCTCCGCCTTCTAACCCGGCATCAGAGGCGGCTTGTGCCGACGAACGGCGGGATTCTCCTCTTCGGCGTCCAGCGCGCGGTGGCCTTTCCGGACGCCTGGGTGCAGGTCGGCAGGTTTTCGGGCACGACGCGCACGCACATCCTGGACACTGACGATATCCACGACTATCCCGCTGCCGCCATCTCCAAGACGGTCGAGTTCGTCCAGAAACACGCCCTCCGGTCCTTCCGGGTCGAGGGGATCCGCCGAGAAGAACACTGGAGCATCCCGTTGCCGGCGGTACGAGAGGCGGTGATCAACGCGATCACCCACTCCGACTACAGCCAGAGGGGTGCGCCAATTCGGATCGCGGTGTTCGATGACCGCGTGGAAGTGGAGAGCCCCGGCCTCCTCCCCTTCGGGCTCACGGTGGACGACATCCAGGCCGGCGTCTCCCGGCTGCGCAACCGTGTCATCGGGCGCGTGTTCAAGGAGCTGGGGCTCATTGAGCAATGGGGCAGCGGCATCGGGAGAATGATCGACGCTTGCCGGACCCACGGCCTTCCCCGACCGGAGTTTCTGGAGGTCGGCACTCACTTCCGAGTGATCTTCCGGCTCTTGGGGCAGTCCCCCCCGCCCGTGGACCCGGTCGAAACCCGGATTCTGCAGGCCATTGAAGACGGCGGCGGACTCAGCACAAGGCAGGTCGCGGAACTCGTGGGCCTGTCTCCGCGTTCGGCCCGCACCAGGCTGAGGAGCCTGGTTGACCGAGGATCGGTCGTCGAGATCGGTAGCAGTCCGACCGACCCGAAAAGACTCTATTACCGGCGATCGGGAGACCACCGGTAG
- a CDS encoding DUF86 domain-containing protein: protein MNKPDPLARDLVKCEDMRLNAERARRHLGSRTLSAFLSDALVQDAVIRCVEVIGEAARQVSGSSRQRAPAVPWTLIIGMRNILVHDYGEVDLEQVYRVAREHLPNLLSQLGDLIAELERDTGWQGEKDE from the coding sequence ATGAACAAACCTGATCCTCTTGCTCGCGATCTCGTCAAGTGTGAGGACATGCGTCTGAACGCGGAGCGGGCGAGGCGACATCTTGGCTCTCGAACGCTGTCAGCGTTTCTTTCCGACGCGCTCGTTCAGGATGCCGTCATTCGATGTGTGGAGGTCATCGGCGAGGCAGCCCGACAGGTCAGCGGATCTAGTCGACAGCGGGCTCCCGCCGTGCCCTGGACTCTCATCATTGGCATGCGGAACATCCTGGTGCACGACTACGGAGAGGTCGACCTCGAGCAAGTCTATCGGGTGGCCCGTGAGCACCTACCGAATCTACTGAGTCAGCTTGGAGACCTGATCGCAGAACTCGAGCGAGATACTGGATGGCAGGGGGAGAAGGATGAGTAA
- a CDS encoding nucleotidyltransferase family protein: MTVTDLCFDHDRLNELCRRYHVARLEVFGSFARGDARPESDVDVLVTLEPGVGIGLEFVALKQELEGLFGRRVDLLTRASVERSANKYFRRFALQQIRPLYEQT, encoded by the coding sequence ATGACCGTAACGGATCTGTGTTTCGATCATGACCGTCTGAACGAGCTGTGCCGTCGCTACCACGTGGCGCGCCTTGAGGTTTTTGGCAGCTTCGCGAGAGGGGATGCGAGGCCGGAGAGCGATGTCGATGTCCTTGTCACTCTTGAGCCCGGGGTGGGAATCGGCCTCGAGTTCGTGGCGCTGAAGCAGGAGCTGGAGGGCTTGTTCGGTCGCAGGGTCGATCTGTTGACCCGAGCATCTGTGGAAAGATCGGCCAACAAGTACTTCCGCCGGTTCGCTCTCCAGCAGATCCGACCACTCTATGAACAAACCTGA
- a CDS encoding ATP-binding protein, with translation MRPAAHIPRLLAPPTRSFFLFGPRGTGKSTWLRQTFPGAPRLDLLDASLYLELARDPHRLEAIIGNRSANSWIILDEIQKAPALLDEVHRLMESRRWRFALCGSPARKLRRGGANLLAGRALTLNMEGFSAAELRDRFDPGFSIDWGLLPSVQMDRSQAPEILAAYVNTYLKEEIREEGLVRNVPPFLRFLGVAGQMNGQAVNGHNIAREAAVPRSTVDTYFAILTDTLLGHFLPAWRPGVKVRESAHPKFYWFDPGVARAAAGLHRDPLDRSWRGTALETMIYHELRVFNETAGKHRQISYYRTASGVEIDFIVETRKRQTGRAPQVVAIEVKLSPKWDRSWEKPMTELAAQSGLKVDRCFGIYTGSRAYDFENVRVLPVTGFLRALHSGDVF, from the coding sequence ATGCGACCCGCTGCGCACATCCCCCGGCTTCTTGCTCCTCCCACGAGGTCGTTCTTCCTCTTCGGCCCGCGGGGGACGGGCAAGAGCACCTGGCTCAGGCAGACTTTCCCGGGGGCTCCTCGCCTCGACCTGCTCGATGCCTCGCTCTATCTCGAGCTGGCCCGCGATCCCCATCGCCTGGAAGCGATCATCGGCAACCGTTCGGCGAACTCCTGGATCATCCTCGACGAAATCCAGAAAGCGCCCGCTCTGCTCGACGAGGTCCATCGATTGATGGAGTCCCGTCGCTGGCGTTTCGCTCTCTGTGGCTCTCCGGCGCGGAAGCTGCGCCGAGGCGGCGCAAACCTGCTCGCCGGGAGGGCGCTGACTCTCAACATGGAGGGGTTCTCTGCGGCGGAGTTGCGGGATAGATTCGATCCGGGTTTCTCGATCGATTGGGGCCTCCTGCCGTCCGTCCAGATGGATCGATCCCAGGCGCCGGAGATCCTGGCCGCCTACGTGAACACGTACCTCAAGGAGGAAATCAGAGAGGAAGGCCTCGTCCGGAACGTGCCGCCGTTCCTCCGGTTTCTAGGGGTCGCCGGACAGATGAATGGTCAGGCGGTCAACGGGCACAATATCGCCCGCGAAGCCGCTGTGCCGCGCAGCACCGTTGACACGTACTTCGCTATCTTGACGGACACACTCCTCGGACACTTTCTCCCGGCCTGGAGACCCGGGGTCAAGGTTCGGGAGTCCGCTCACCCCAAGTTCTACTGGTTCGATCCGGGGGTGGCTCGGGCGGCAGCGGGGCTGCATCGTGATCCCCTGGATCGGTCGTGGCGAGGCACGGCGCTGGAGACCATGATCTACCATGAACTCCGTGTCTTCAACGAGACCGCGGGCAAACATCGCCAGATTTCGTACTACCGCACAGCCTCTGGCGTGGAGATTGACTTTATCGTCGAGACCCGCAAACGTCAGACCGGCAGGGCGCCGCAGGTCGTGGCCATCGAGGTCAAGCTCTCTCCCAAATGGGATCGATCGTGGGAGAAGCCGATGACCGAGCTTGCCGCGCAGTCGGGACTGAAGGTCGATCGCTGCTTCGGCATCTACACGGGGTCCAGGGCCTACGATTTCGAGAATGTCCGCGTTCTCCCAGTGACCGGATTCCTGAGGGCGTTGCACTCGGGGGATGTCTTCTGA